One region of Cyanobium sp. M30B3 genomic DNA includes:
- a CDS encoding NAD(P)H-quinone oxidoreductase subunit L: MAVPGFLQPLLDTLTPDLLLLLGVYGALAVAYLVVVPLALYAWMVKRWTTMGKLERFGVYGLVFLFFPGLILFAPFINLRMAGQGSR, translated from the coding sequence ATCGCCGTGCCCGGGTTCCTCCAGCCACTTCTCGATACGCTCACGCCGGATCTGCTGCTGCTGCTCGGCGTCTATGGCGCCCTGGCGGTGGCCTATCTGGTGGTGGTGCCCCTGGCCCTCTACGCCTGGATGGTGAAGCGCTGGACCACCATGGGCAAGCTGGAGCGCTTCGGGGTGTACGGGCTGGTGTTCCTGTTCTTCCCGGGCCTGATTCTGTTCGCGCCGTTCATCAACCTGCGCATGGCCGGGCAGGGCAGCCGGTGA